A stretch of the Equus quagga isolate Etosha38 chromosome 9, UCLA_HA_Equagga_1.0, whole genome shotgun sequence genome encodes the following:
- the LOC124244416 gene encoding olfactory receptor 12-like produces MENFTHVSEFVLLGFRGNPGMQILLFLTFLILYVITVVGNFGMIVIIRADAHLHTPMYAFLQSLSLLDIWYSSTIAPRALVNFLRENHTVSFAGCAAQFFFLSLFGTTEAFLLAAMAYDRFIAICNPLMYSVNMSHQVCVLLVSGSYLCGVVNAITQTTMTFRLPFYGSNEINDFFCDVPPLLSLSCSDTFINLLVLLGLCGSIIVSTFLIILVSYIYIISTILRIHTVQGRHKAFSTCASHLTWVCLFFGTVFFMYAQPSAIFSMEQSKVVSIFYTIVIPMLNPLIYSLRNKDVKQAVKRSKQKLSL; encoded by the coding sequence ATGGAGAATTTTACACATGTCTCAGAGTTTGTTTTACTTGGATTCAGAGGGAATCCAGGAATGCAGATTCTGTTATTTTTGACCTTTTTGATCCTCTATGTTATCACTGTGGTGGGGAACTTTGGCATGATTGTAATTATCAGAGCAGATGCACACCTCCACACCCCAATGTATGCCTTCCTGCAAAGCCTTTCCTTGTTGGACATATGGTATTCTTCCACAATTGCACCCAGGGCTCTGGTGAACTTCTTGAGAGAGAACCATACAGTTTCTTTTGCTGGATGTGCTGCTCAgttcttcttcctgtctctttttgGTACCACGGAGGCATTCCTCCTGGCTGCCATGGCATATGACCGCTTCATTGCTATCTGTAACCCACTTATGTACTCTGTGAACATGTCTCACCAGGTCTGTGTACTGTTAGTGTCAGGGTCCTACCTGTGTGGTGTAGTGAATGCCATCACTCAAACAACCATGACTTTCAGGTTGCCCTTCTATGGGTCCAATGAAATCAATGACTTTTTCTGTGATGTCCCCCCACTCCTGTCCCTGTCATGTTCAGACACCTTTATAAACCTACTGGTCCTTCTTGGTTTGTGTGGGTCTATTATTGTCAGCacattcttaattattttggtCTCATACATCTACATCATCTCAACCATCCTGAGGATCCATACAGTGCAGGGACGCCACAAAGCTTTCTCCACATGTGCCTCCCATCTAACTTGGGTGTGCTTGTTTTTTGGTACTGTTTTCTTCATGTATGCACAGCCCAGCGCCATCTTTTCCATGGAGCAAAGTAAAGTAGTGTCCATCTTTTACACTATTGTCATCCCTATGTTGAATCCCCTGATATACAGCCTGAGAAACAAAGATGTAAAGCAAGCTGTGAAGAGAAGCAAACAGAAGCTCTCTTTGTGA